One Cryptococcus neoformans var. grubii H99 chromosome 3, complete sequence genomic region harbors:
- a CDS encoding NADH dehydrogenase (ubiquinone) 1 beta subcomplex 7 yields MTASTTASQAEMEASRVPLGWRDQCSALLIPLNVCRHKELYMPWKCEDERHGYEKCQYDDYIRRMKQLTRQKKEAAEAAAEE; encoded by the exons ATGACTGCCTCAACAACAGCTTCTCAggcggagatggaagcGTCTAGGGTCCCCttgggatggagagatCAATGTTCTGC GCTTCTGATCCCTCTCAATGTCTGCCGACACAAGGAGCTCTACATGCCATGGAAGTGCGAGGATGAAAGACACGGTTATGAGAA GTGCCAGTACGACGA CTACATTCGTCGGATGAAGCAACTCACTagacagaagaaggaagctgcTGAAGCAGCTGCTGAAGAATAA
- a CDS encoding endopeptidase, variant 2 yields MRSFSATFLFLLLSFVSHVVVAVPVATSVTPRRLKLRKLPVARDDEHPVVAFERHYDAAIRRLHHYKQLPPPERAYLEERTKERRQMDETPPLLRETRSIQSSKRAYWREGGNEPSGISVPLPKAHQLAINSTGTAAAAAGSTVTASGSNANGFSQAAADVGNALTNSSSVLVQGGLHAIIDSNDIGYLCEMQIGTPSQSFLMLMDTGSADTWVPSTECLPQSCGNHLSLGANVSSTFQASNRTFQVTYGSGAVSGVVGTDTVTVAGMTLENYAMGVTLQESVQFGDNSIPFDGLMGLAMNQLSHQGVPTLVDSLQSAGLLQNAILGIALGRYTDVENGGELVFGQADASKFDPSTTQTLPVTSNDGFWQVTMSAVTIDGQDAVVNRQAILDTGTTLMMAPNDE; encoded by the exons ATGCGTTCTTTCTCAGCTACATTCCTTTTCCTACTCTTGTCATTCGTATCACATGTTGTCGTTGCTGTCCCCGTCGCAACTTCCGTGACACCACGCCGTTTGAAACTGCGTAAGCTTCCTGTCGCCCGAGACGATGAACACCCAGTTGTGGCTTTTGAACGTCATTATGATGCTGCCATTCGGCGTTTACACCATTACA AGCAATTACCTCCCCCTGAGAGAGCCTACCTTGAAGAACGGACTAAGGAAAGA CGCCAAATGGATGAGACTCCTCCATTGCTCAGGGAGACAAGGTCAATTCAATCCTCAAAGAGGGCGTACTGGCGAGAGGGAGGCAACGAACCTTCTGGGATCTCGGTACCACTTCCCAAAGCCCATCAGCTGGCCATTAACAGCACTGGTAcggctgctgctgccgcgGGCAGCACTGTTACGG CTTCCGGATCTAACGCCAACGGATTTAGCCAGGCCGCTGCTGATGTAGGAAACGCCTTGACCAACTCCAGCAGCGTTTTGGTTCAAGGCGGCCTCCACGCTATTATCGATTCGAATGACATTG GGTATCTCTGCGAGATGCAGATTGGCACCCCATCCCAATCTTTTTTGATGCTTATGGATACAGGTAGCGCTGATACATGGGTTCCTTCGAC TGAATGCCTACCCCAAAGTTGTGGTAaccatctctccctcgGCGCCAACGTAAGCAGCACATTCCAAGCATCCAACCGGACTTTTCAAGTGACCTACGGCTCTGGTGCCGTCTCTGGGGTTGTTGGAACCGATACTGTGACGGTTGCTGGCATGACTCTTGAAAATTACGCAATGGGTGTCACTCTACAGGAATCCGTTCAATTCGGAGACAATAGCATTCCATTTGATGGACTGATGGGTTTAGCTATGAAT CAATTGTCTCATCAAGGCGTGCCTACTCTTGTAGACTCACTCCAATCTGCTGGGCTTCTTCAGAATGCAATTTTAGGTATCGCGCTCGGACGTTACA CTGATGTCGAGAACGGAGGAGAACTCGTATTTGGGCAAGCTGACGCCTCAAAGTTCGACCCTTCTACAACTCAGACGCTTCCTGTTACCTCTAATGATGGCTTTTGGCAGGTCACCATGTCAGCGGTGACGATCGATGGGCAGGACGCTGTTGTCAACCGGCAAGCCATTCTGGACACTGGAACAACACTCATGATGGCACCCAACGACGAGTAA
- a CDS encoding endopeptidase has product MRSFSATFLFLLLSFVSHVVVAVPVATSVTPRRLKLRKLPVARDDEHPVVAFERHYDAAIRRLHHYKQLPPPERAYLEERTKERRQMDETPPLLRETRSIQSSKRAYWREGGNEPSGISVPLPKAHQLAINSTGTAAAAAGSTVTASGSNANGFSQAAADVGNALTNSSSVLVQGGLHAIIDSNDIGYLCEMQIGTPSQSFLMLMDTGSADTWVPSTECLPQSCGNHLSLGANVSSTFQASNRTFQVTYGSGAVSGVVGTDTVTVAGMTLENYAMGVTLQESVQFGDNSIPFDGLMGLAMNQLSHQGVPTLVDSLQSAGLLQNAILGIALGRYTDVENGGELVFGQADASKFDPSTTQTLPVTSNDGFWQVTMSAVTIDGQDAVVNRQAILDTGTTLMMAPNDDAVAFHELINGSASIGSGMFSIPCTIEQVVTMTFGNVAFQIDVRDLIFQPITDDLQGNCVSSLSAGTIKNGDTWLLGDSFLKNVYMTTNVDDRTVQLSARTNALGSSSLE; this is encoded by the exons ATGCGTTCTTTCTCAGCTACATTCCTTTTCCTACTCTTGTCATTCGTATCACATGTTGTCGTTGCTGTCCCCGTCGCAACTTCCGTGACACCACGCCGTTTGAAACTGCGTAAGCTTCCTGTCGCCCGAGACGATGAACACCCAGTTGTGGCTTTTGAACGTCATTATGATGCTGCCATTCGGCGTTTACACCATTACA AGCAATTACCTCCCCCTGAGAGAGCCTACCTTGAAGAACGGACTAAGGAAAGA CGCCAAATGGATGAGACTCCTCCATTGCTCAGGGAGACAAGGTCAATTCAATCCTCAAAGAGGGCGTACTGGCGAGAGGGAGGCAACGAACCTTCTGGGATCTCGGTACCACTTCCCAAAGCCCATCAGCTGGCCATTAACAGCACTGGTAcggctgctgctgccgcgGGCAGCACTGTTACGG CTTCCGGATCTAACGCCAACGGATTTAGCCAGGCCGCTGCTGATGTAGGAAACGCCTTGACCAACTCCAGCAGCGTTTTGGTTCAAGGCGGCCTCCACGCTATTATCGATTCGAATGACATTG GGTATCTCTGCGAGATGCAGATTGGCACCCCATCCCAATCTTTTTTGATGCTTATGGATACAGGTAGCGCTGATACATGGGTTCCTTCGAC TGAATGCCTACCCCAAAGTTGTGGTAaccatctctccctcgGCGCCAACGTAAGCAGCACATTCCAAGCATCCAACCGGACTTTTCAAGTGACCTACGGCTCTGGTGCCGTCTCTGGGGTTGTTGGAACCGATACTGTGACGGTTGCTGGCATGACTCTTGAAAATTACGCAATGGGTGTCACTCTACAGGAATCCGTTCAATTCGGAGACAATAGCATTCCATTTGATGGACTGATGGGTTTAGCTATGAAT CAATTGTCTCATCAAGGCGTGCCTACTCTTGTAGACTCACTCCAATCTGCTGGGCTTCTTCAGAATGCAATTTTAGGTATCGCGCTCGGACGTTACA CTGATGTCGAGAACGGAGGAGAACTCGTATTTGGGCAAGCTGACGCCTCAAAGTTCGACCCTTCTACAACTCAGACGCTTCCTGTTACCTCTAATGATGGCTTTTGGCAGGTCACCATGTCAGCGGTGACGATCGATGGGCAGGACGCTGTTGTCAACCGGCAAGCCATTCTGGACACTGGAACAACACTCATGATGGCACCCAACGACGA TGCCGTGGCCTTCCATGAACTGATTAATGGGTCAGCAAG CATTGGTAGCGGCATGTTTTCTATTCCGTGCACGATTGAACAAGTTGTGACAATGACCTTTGGGAATGTGGCGTTCCA AATCGACGTTCGCGACCTCATATTCCAACCCATTACCGACGATCTTCAAGGCAACTGtgtctcctctctttctgcTGGTACGATTAAAAACGGCGACACATGGCTTCTCGGTGATTCCTTCCTGAAGAACGTGTACATGACGACCAATGTGGACGATAGAACTGTTCAACTTTCAGCTCGCACGAACGCCCTTGGGTCCTCGAGCCTTGAATGA
- a CDS encoding endopeptidase, variant 1 yields the protein MNTQLWLLNVIMMLPFGVYTITSNYLPLREPTLKNGLRKDAKWMRLLHCSGRQGQFNPQRGRTGEREATNLLGSRYHFPKPISWPLTALVRLLLPRAALLRVSLPIMFDAECGNTPEPVVIASGSNANGFSQAAADVGNALTNSSSVLVQGGLHAIIDSNDIGYLCEMQIGTPSQSFLMLMDTGSADTWVPSTECLPQSCGNHLSLGANVSSTFQASNRTFQVTYGSGAVSGVVGTDTVTVAGMTLENYAMGVTLQESVQFGDNSIPFDGLMGLAMNQLSHQGVPTLVDSLQSAGLLQNAILGIALGRYTDVENGGELVFGQADASKFDPSTTQTLPVTSNDGFWQVTMSAVTIDGQDAVVNRQAILDTGTTLMMAPNDDAVAFHELINGSASIGSGMFSIPCTIEQVVTMTFGNVAFQIDVRDLIFQPITDDLQGNCVSSLSAGTIKNGDTWLLGDSFLKNVYMTTNVDDRTVQLSARTNALGSSSLE from the exons ATGAACACCCAGTTGTGGCTTTTGAACGTCATTATGATGCTGCCATTCGGCGTTTACACCATTACA AGCAATTACCTCCCCCTGAGAGAGCCTACCTTGAAGAACGGACTAAGGAAAGA CGCCAAATGGATGAGACTCCTCCATTGCTCAGGGAGACAAGGTCAATTCAATCCTCAAAGAGGGCGTACTGGCGAGAGGGAGGCAACGAACCTTCTGGGATCTCGGTACCACTTCCCAAAGCCCATCAGCTGGCCATTAACAGCACTGGTAcggctgctgctgccgcgGGCAGCACTGTTACGGGTAAGCCTACCCATTATGTTTGACGCCGAGTGTGGAAATACCCCTGAGCCCGTGGTCATAGCTTCCGGATCTAACGCCAACGGATTTAGCCAGGCCGCTGCTGATGTAGGAAACGCCTTGACCAACTCCAGCAGCGTTTTGGTTCAAGGCGGCCTCCACGCTATTATCGATTCGAATGACATTG GGTATCTCTGCGAGATGCAGATTGGCACCCCATCCCAATCTTTTTTGATGCTTATGGATACAGGTAGCGCTGATACATGGGTTCCTTCGAC TGAATGCCTACCCCAAAGTTGTGGTAaccatctctccctcgGCGCCAACGTAAGCAGCACATTCCAAGCATCCAACCGGACTTTTCAAGTGACCTACGGCTCTGGTGCCGTCTCTGGGGTTGTTGGAACCGATACTGTGACGGTTGCTGGCATGACTCTTGAAAATTACGCAATGGGTGTCACTCTACAGGAATCCGTTCAATTCGGAGACAATAGCATTCCATTTGATGGACTGATGGGTTTAGCTATGAAT CAATTGTCTCATCAAGGCGTGCCTACTCTTGTAGACTCACTCCAATCTGCTGGGCTTCTTCAGAATGCAATTTTAGGTATCGCGCTCGGACGTTACA CTGATGTCGAGAACGGAGGAGAACTCGTATTTGGGCAAGCTGACGCCTCAAAGTTCGACCCTTCTACAACTCAGACGCTTCCTGTTACCTCTAATGATGGCTTTTGGCAGGTCACCATGTCAGCGGTGACGATCGATGGGCAGGACGCTGTTGTCAACCGGCAAGCCATTCTGGACACTGGAACAACACTCATGATGGCACCCAACGACGA TGCCGTGGCCTTCCATGAACTGATTAATGGGTCAGCAAG CATTGGTAGCGGCATGTTTTCTATTCCGTGCACGATTGAACAAGTTGTGACAATGACCTTTGGGAATGTGGCGTTCCA AATCGACGTTCGCGACCTCATATTCCAACCCATTACCGACGATCTTCAAGGCAACTGtgtctcctctctttctgcTGGTACGATTAAAAACGGCGACACATGGCTTCTCGGTGATTCCTTCCTGAAGAACGTGTACATGACGACCAATGTGGACGATAGAACTGTTCAACTTTCAGCTCGCACGAACGCCCTTGGGTCCTCGAGCCTTGAATGA
- a CDS encoding delta24(24(1))-sterol reductase, which translates to MAVTQDNLRQRKANLRSDDIANGNSTALLKINAVPTEHGQERDKELDEHQEYEFGGPVGVLAMMLGFPLLMYYLWICLWYYQGSFVYPTSVDDIGPFFHRMWEHIYDGAYPTKFAFITYWGLTAIQLVFAAVMPGMYQNGLPVPSLNYETLPYKCNALYSWYSTLILAGVLHKTGIYRLPWIIENFGHIMTVSIITSYSVSIIIDLFARVFKYGGGPLRMSGNIFYDHFMGVSLNPRLGVIDLKMFAEVRVPWVLLFLFALSATVKQYEEAGRITYNMVHFLLATGLYINACAKAEQMIPQTWDMFHEKFGWMLIFWNMSGVPMTYVYPAIYMSRAPIESYEFSRLGSVALFSTLMICYYIFDCSMAQKSVFKMQQQGEYKPRKAFPQMPWAELKNPTYIQTKHGNKLLTSGFWGLARKPNYTADWIQACTWGLTAGFNTIITMWYPIFFLAVLIHRCERDFAKCARKYGDDWDEYCKVVKWKFIPGIY; encoded by the exons ATGGCCGTCACCCAGGACAATCTCCGCCAGCGCAAGGCCAACCTCCGTTCGGACGACATTGCCAATGGAAACTCTACTGCCCTGCTTAAGATCAATGCTGTCCCCACCGAGCACGGACAGGAAAGGGACAAGGAGCTCGATGAGCACCAGGA GTATGAATTTGGCGGACCCGTTGGCGTCCTTGCAATGATGCTTGGTTTCCCGCTCCTGATGT ACTATCTTTGGATCTGCCTCTGGTATTATCAGGGAAGCTTTGTCTATCCTACCTCTGTAGATGACATCGggcccttcttccaccgcATGTGGGAGCATATCTACGAC GGCGCCTACCCCACCAAATTCGCCTTTATCACCTACTGGGGTCTCACTGCCATCCAACTCGTTTTTGCGGCCGTCATGCCTGGTATGTATCAAAATGGTCTCCCTGTCCCCTCCCTCAACTACGAGACTCTTCCCTACAAGTGTAACGCCCTTTATTCGTGGTATTCTACCCTTATTCTCGCTGGTGTGCTCCACAAGACCGGCATCTACCGCTTGCCTTGGATTATTGAAAACTTTGGTCATATCATGACCGTTTCTATCATCACATCCTACAGCGtgtccatcatcatcgactTGTTTGCCAGGGTCTTCAAATACGGAGGTGGCCCCCTTCGAATGAGCGGCAACATATTTTATGACCACTTTATGGGTGTTTCTCTTAACCCTAGACTTGGTGTAATCGACCTCAAGATGTTTGCCGAGGTTCGAGTTCCTTGGGTgttgctcttcttgttcgCCTTGTCTGCGACTGTCAAGCAGTACGAGGAGGCCGGCAGGATCACTTACAACATGGTCCACTTTTTGCTTGCCACAGGATTGTACATCAATGCTTGTGCCAAGGCAGAGCAAATGATTCCTCAGACCTGGGACATGTTCCATGAGAAATTTGGATGGATGTTGATCTTCTGGAACATGTCTGGTGT TCCCATGACCTATGTCTACCCTGCCATTTACATGTCTCGAGCACCTATTGAGTCCTATGAGTTCTCACGATTAGGATCCGTTGCCTTGTTCTCCACTCTTATGATCTGCTACTACATCTTTGACTGCTCCATGGCTCAAAAATCTGTCTTCAAGATGCAGCAGCAAGGCGAGTACAAACCCCGAAAGGCTTTTCCTCAGATGCCTTGGGCCGAACTCAAGAACCCGACTTACATCCAAACCAAACACGGCAACAAGCTTCTCACTTCGGGTTTCTGGGGGCTCGCGCGAAAGCCCAATTACACTGCCGATTGGATCCAAGCTTGCACCTGGGGTCTTACCGCAGGGTTTAACACGATCATCACCATGTGGTaccccatcttcttccttgctgTGTTGATTCACAGGTGTGAGAGGGACTTTGCCAAGTGTGCGAGGAAGTATGGGGATGACTGGGACGAGTACTGCAAGGTTGTCAAGTGGAAATTCATCCCTGGTATCTATTAG
- a CDS encoding protein arginine N-methyltransferase 5, giving the protein MPRHKVALYLPHPLPSLPIEPPPAPSPLQQVIASTLSTTDYDLVSLPLTNPAWQARWEKLCLRPIEEEGLSEEELERRAIEERKVDQEADIWRRDGGLKRSEVVVSRLEESQGVIPLASEWLELDSPDEGIRFDSELALRAEFAHALYLSLPVLILPAPSLANREYLPSYARAISNLLQMGGQSAVTNISIRIPVSNPLELIAPESVMPNGLPGSPSPIPPPPASGAPQMDKKHKRLSSLSTRPQSMQTSLFGQPANQGTNQNQQQGMRITSGASSLMSANTVYGSVAGVGQANIGVAAHGGDLSSTWEMWDCIRTLCGYHPRLSVTLDLTNPLPPSAGALARWSAEPVNYIWLPATSFIPNAKGYPVLSKACQAFIREMGKQNPTYILSQTTMKRHSAGGHNAYLQYIRHITSTPQPGPNAQPRAMMALPAGASEKFQDYSDYLQAPLQPLMDDLGSMTYNIFENDPVKYAQYESAITQALLDLPANKKHVVTIVGAGRGPLVDCTLRALLHSGRQASIYAIEKNTNAFVTLQERKELEWRDKVHVISGDMRAVDVPEKCDILVSELLGSFGDNELSPECLDGALRLMKSTGVSIPSSYTAHIAPLSTSKLYQETHSPTRGPSSAETPYVVMLSQVDPISGDNNIPGVSARCGERIQQCWQFVHPNRDITVDSNGIPLSNSHNARASTHTFHIPHAATLHGFGGYFEAHLYGDVGLSIHPENAHAVSPDLTSWFPLFFPLKEPMYLPSGAELQVNLWRMGDGKGKKVWYEWAVESYLPVVQSMSSAPGAATVPGSRNVSSASATGVGFGGQPSPLMDAQFSPGMGHMGLSGELGRVKIGQSTLHNPGGIHSWVGL; this is encoded by the exons ATGCCTCGCCATAAAGTAGCCCTGTATCTTCCGcatccccttccatccctcccCATAGAGCCTCCCCCGGCTCCCTCTCCTTTACAGCAGGTGATAGCATCCACTCTGTCCACAACCGACTACGACCTCGTCTCGCTCCCGCTCACAAACCCCGCATGGCAAGCCCGCTGGGAGAAACTATGTCTCCGACCcattgaggaagaaggcctTTCAGAGGAGGAGCTAGAACGGAGAGCGAtcgaggagagaaaggttGACCAAGAGGCCGACATATGGAGACGCGACGGAGGGTTGAAAAGGAGCGAGGTCGTTGTGAGTAGATTGGAAGAGAGCCAGGGGGTGATACCCCTTGCGAGCGAATGGCTGGAGCTTGACTCCCCAGATGAAGGTATTCGCTTCGACTCTGAACTT GCCCTGAGAGCAGAGTTCGCACACGCCCTTTACCTGTCTCTCCCGGTCCTGATCCTTCCTGCGCCATCGCTGGCCAATAGAGAATATTTGCCTTCCTATGCTAGGGCCATATCCAACTTGCTGCAGATGGGTGGGCAGAGTGCAGTGACCAATATCTCAATCAGGATTCCGGTGTCAAACCCTTTAGAGCTGATTGCGCCCGAATCGGTCATGCCGAATGGATTGCCCGGGTCGCCATCACCtatccctcctccccctgcATCTGGCGCGCCCCAGATGGACAAAAAGCATAAACGTCTTTCGTCTCTTTCTACCCGCCCACAATCTATGCAAACATCACTTTTTGGTCAGCCTGCAAACCAAGGCACAAACCAgaaccagcagcaaggaaTGAGGATCACCTCTGGAGCAAGTTCGCTCATGTCTGCTAATACTGTTTACGGGTCCGTTGCTGGGGTCGGACAAGCCAATATAGGCGTCGCAGCTCACGGAGGAGACCTCAGTTCGACATGGGAGATGTGGGATTGTATAAGGACCCTGTGCGGGTATCACCCGCGATTATCAGTTA CTCTGGACTTGACAAACCCTCTGCCCCCATCAGCCGGTGCCCTCGCGAGGTGGTCAGCAGAACCAGTCAACTATATCTGGTTGCCTGCCACATCATTCATACCCAATGCCAAAGGATACCCCGTGTTGAGCAAGGCCTGCCAGGCCTTTATTCGCGAGATGGGCAAGCAAAATCCCACATATATTCTTTCCCAGACGACTATGAAGAGGCACTCCGCTGGAGGACATAACGCATACCTCCAATACATCAGACATATCACATCCACTCCTCAGCCTGGACCTAACGCCCAACCACGCGCGATGATGGCTCTGCCTGCTGGCGCTTCTGAAAAGTTTCAAGATTATTCGGATTATCTACAAGCGCCCTTACAACCATTGATGGACGATCTTGGGAGCATGACATATAATATTTTTGAAAATGATCCGGTCAAGTATGCCCAGTATGAGAGTGCCATCACTCAAGCTTTGCTGGATCTACCAGCGAACAAGAAGCA CGTCGTGACAATAGTTGGTGCTGGTCGTGGACCCCTTGTAGACTGCACTCTTCGCGCACTCTTACATTCTGGTCGCCAAGCATCCATCTACGCTATCGAGAAGAACACCAATGCTTTCGTGACTCTGCAGGAACGCAAAGAGCTTGAATGGCGCGACAAGGTACATGTTATCAGCGGAGATATGAGGGCAGTCGATGTTCCCGAAAAGTGTGATATCCTGGTTTCAGAGCTCTTGGGAAGCTTTGGAGACAATGAATTGAGCCCCGAGTGCTTAGATGGAGCGTTGAGATTAATGAAAT CGACTGGTGtctccatcccatcctcttACACGGCCCACATCGCTCCTCTTTCGACCTCGAAACTTTATCAAGAAACACATTCTCCTACTCGCGGCCCTTCATCTGCTGAAACGCCCTACGTCGTAATGTTATCTCAAGTCGACCCCATTTCGGGTGACAACAATATACCGGGAGTGAGTGCGCGATGCGGCGAAAGAATCCAGCAGTGCTGGCAGTTTGTCCACCCAAACAGAGACATTACTGTCGACTCAAATG GAATACCTCTCTCAAATTCACACAATGCCCGTGCGAGCACCCACACATTTCACATTCCTCATGCGGCTACTCTGCACGGTTTTGGCGGCTATTTTGAGGCACATCTTTACGGTGATGTTGGGCTTTCAATTCATCCCGAGAACGCACACGCCGTATCGCCAGACTTAACCAGTTGGttccctctttttttcccacTGAAAGAACCAATGTACCTTCCAAGCGGGGCAGAGTTGCAAGTGAACTTGTGGAGAATGGGcgatggaaaaggaaagaaggtatGGTACGAGTGGGCGGTAGAGAGCTATTTGCCGGTAGTGCAATCAATGTCTTCAGCCCCAGGCGCCGCGACTGTCCCAGGGTCAAGGAACGTCAGTTCAGCGTCTGCCACTGGGGTTGGGTTCGGTGGACAACCCAGCCCTTTGATGGACGCGCAGTTTTCACCGGGAATGGGACACATGGGTTTGTCAGGTGAATTGGGGAGGGTGAAGATTGGGCAATCCACTCTGCATAATCCAGGAGGGATTCATTCTTGGGTTGGTCTCTAG
- a CDS encoding ubiquitin-like protein Nedd8: protein MIVKVKTLTGKEVDIDVQPDMTISKVKERVEEKAGIPPVQQRLIFGGKAMGDDKTIQDYKIQAGAAIHLVLALRGGRA, encoded by the exons ATGATCGTCAAAGTCAAG ACACTTACCGGCAAAGAG GTTGACATTGACGTGCAACCGGACATGACG ATCAGCAAGGTGAAAGAACgggttgaagagaaggctGGCATTCCTCCTGTGCAGCAACGATTGATCTTTGGTGGCAAGGCTAT GGGAGACGACAAAACCATCCAAGACTACAAAATACAAGCAGGCGCTGCCATCCATCTAGTCCTTGCTTTGCGTGGAGGGCGAGCATAG
- a CDS encoding amino-acid acetyltransferase, mitochondrial: MKPPIRPQVTLRSFKRTPRLTHVVCHVRQRHHESKILQEIKDEDNAFILSILQASPSARDSRSYLSSFAPPQPVDNVTATPPATPTEGAQPPAQNPLVNALLNPILRRPALVKIQGPFTDAQLESICRGMAHLQKLGLVSVIVVDRDDLPSTESSDRYEAQRQRAIVRHEVERVVHFLSRHRAAARPVFSTVARVADPELEPDEAQKGVFVEEEGLDHVRRAVGEGEIPVLLPVALDSGCRSRRIPANRVLLALASAMSAHTSSPVDLTPRRLLVINREGGIPSYARQGLPHLYINLASEFSYINRTFQPQWNESHPTALSNLSLANGCLAHMPREASALIVSHRSPAALIANLITNKPAHSASLPHALLVESEGRITRDTPTLIRKGLPVRVLRSLEEVDQGKLTHLLETSFKRTLDRKGFYNRLKNDLDFVIVIGDYAGAAVCTLEGKPVSDSFAYPPNHPEPICYLDKFAVHPSHQGDGTVDFLWVALRDETYGLGQLDASNPSIGSLRGVGRGRDLVWRSRSDNPVNKWYYERSSGFMKTRDEKWKVFWCDAEQRLGEIWREREFGGGRLVRVVEKEERGRVKWWEEVIGAIPSAWLA; this comes from the exons ATGAAGCCCCCAATCCGTCCCCAAGTCACATTGCGTAGCTTCAAGCGCACCCCCCGGCTCACCCACGTCGTATGT CACGTTCGACAACGACACCATGAATCCAAGATTTTACAGGAGatcaaagatgaagacaaT GCATTCATCTTATCAATCTTGcaagcttctccttcagccAGAGACTCTCGCTCTTATCTGTCTTCATTTGCCCCTCCTCAACCTGTCGACAATGTTACTGCAACCCCCCCTGCCACCCCGACAGAAGGTGCCCAACCTCCTGCCCAAAATCCTCTTGTCAATGCCCTTCTCAATCCTATCCTCCGCCGACCTGCCCTTGTCAAAATCCAAGGCCCGTTTACCGACGCCCAACTTGAATCGATTTGCCGCGGCATGGCCCATCTTCAAAAATTAGGACTCGTCTCTGTTATCGTCGTTGACCGTGATGACTTGCCGTCTACAGAATCTTCCGACCGATACGAAGCACAGAGACAAAGGGCGATTGTCAGGCATGAAGTCGAAAGGGTTGTGCATTTCCTCTCAAGGCATAGGGCAGCCGCCAGGCCGGTCTTTTCAACTGTTGCAAGGGTCGCAGACCCTGAGCTGGAGCCAGACGAGGCACAAAAAGGTGTAtttgttgaggaggaaggactCGATCACGTGCGGAGGGCAGTGGGTGAAGGCGAAATTCCCGTATTATTGCCCGTCGCACTCGACTCTGGTTGTCGTTCCCGGAGGATCCCAGCCAACAGAGTGCTTTTGGCTCTTGCTTCTGCAATGTCAGCACACACTTCTAGCCCCGTGGATCTCACTCCGAGAAGGTTACTGGTGATCAACCGTGAAGGCGGTATCCCTTCTTATGCCCGACAAGGTCTGCCACACTTGTATATCAATCTCGCGTCCGAGTTTTCCTATATCAACCGTACGTTTCAACCCCAATGGAATGAATCCCATCCTACTGCCCTGTCCAACCTCTCTCTCGCCAACGGCTGCCTCGCCCACATGCCTCGTGAAGCGTCCGCTCTGATCGTCTCCCATCGATCTCCCGCAGCCTTGATTGCGAATCTAATCACCAACAAACCCGCCCACTCTGCTTCTTTGCCTCATGCCCTGCTTGTCGAGTCTGAGGGTCGTATCACTCGTGATACGCCCACACTTATTCGTAAAGGCCTTCCAGTTCGCGTTTTGCGGAGCTTGGAAGAAGTCGACCAAGGCAAGCTCACACATCTGCTTGAAACCTCTTTCAAACGTACACTCGATCGCAAGGGGTTCTACAACCGTTTAAAGAATGATCTTGACTTTGTGATTGTGATTGGCGATTATGCTGGTGCTGCCGTCTGTACCCTTGAAGGCAAACCCGTTTCTGATTCATTCGCTTATCCCCCAAATCACCCTGAACCTATATGCTACCTTGACAAATTTGCCGTCCATCCTTCACACCAAGGCGATGGTACAGTTGATTTCTTGTGGGTCGCTCTTCGTGATGAGACGTACGGTCTTGGTCAATTGGATGCTTCAAATCCGTCCATCGGTTCGTTGAGAGGTGTCGGCAGGGGTAGGGATCTTGTctggaggagcaggagtgATAACCCCGTCAACAAGTGGTATTACGAAAGGTCAAGTGGCTTCATGAAGACAAGGGATGAGAAGTGGAAGGTATTTTGGTGTGATGCGG